Proteins from a single region of Cryptococcus neoformans var. neoformans JEC21 chromosome 6 sequence:
- a CDS encoding cleavage/polyadenylation specificity factor, putative: MSLYADDDPTKALQLTDEQPTLQPPTDPQQALNAALALDSESPEQQEGLQNAALRFEEHPERLPEVIPRLLGLITEGGDSLLRFWTLDMIALTVGRSGLMLDVKLHVAQYCLTALNKLLHSDSVPTIKAVIPILSTIYPILFRLLATSRPSQQVLDLFNVAKSKIISFALDPNARPFNVGIKAVAWKFVQRVLLAATRAAGSDPRLPQRGAGSNDVNVSHIVPNGCLSASDIEKEGTLLQTQLVTHLYSSSDPAILHPLINTLPAIAKMRPTLAPLVVHSLASWTPSALAAAGRSAMEIRAVDKTVRIAISHLLRHPPLSAHVAQLNDALVRQKARMEAAFLAEASARKERRQNLKHTIDPGAASEAESSEQAAKRAKLDGLGVGSGIGKGPEIDVSGMRLEEVVEVVLSSLRGVSSELLTGTIENAKRALQENSADAQPLLAAALGISNVVKEEEEEEILNPLDMEDDDDDLLMDGPEPLMEEEEPTSFTDFVLPAPEPLESSDKEFIFSDTIERIWQTGADLASLPDPKDSDATKLAVKPKEMWMLLLARLATRGADVKRKVICDFVIADFANRSKFASVWLNEEWYNEKIGVSSPGQYLSNLEAIVTAYLPKVDSKDKSLSTFILTLPAIPPSLISTLETICQEPERALVGFLALRDIVEARPPVRPQALQTLLELCTHPDRKIRVMAIITTVRRWGNDSPMMPFLTKYALGVLWRLINDDIKSEDVDMEEGEQADEKIQSKFLGEPNADNVQQHVELAFALAKRKQDLLDDIFRLYPRLEPAVQDVVEAQLMPLIQSLGATEKLLEILRKFPNGADKLVMRVVGVLSAEGSKTLVTLMKTLLSERDLDPRFVIPIVGDLDKAEIEKQLPRIVSLLGDTDSKDMVKTAFASMLQKMTPSDLMVALHQEGAPLKLTIEAIGICFSMTTVFRSDVLANAMSRIADLPTIPLIFVRTIIQVVTTYKSLAPFVANHILPKLVTKKIWEIPQLWDGFIMLAKRIAPASFGALLQLPKEQLKQVVEKQPGLKSGLKGFLSNKPGSKAAMAEIFGDD, from the exons ATGTCTCTCTACGCAGATGACGACCCGACCAAAGCCCTCCAGCTCACTGACGAGCAGCCCACTCTCCAACCGCCTACGGACCCGCAGCAAGCTCTTAATGCGgctcttgcccttgatTCAGAGTCACCGGAACAGCAAGAAGGCCTTCAAAATGCGGCTCTAAGGTTCGAAGAACATCCAGAAAGGCTGCCAGAAGTGATACCGCGCTTGCTGGGGCTTATCACAGAGGGTGGAGATTCGTTGTTGCGGTTTTGGACACTGGACATGATTGCTTTAACGGTCGGAAGAAGTGGCTTAATGCTGGACGTAAAGTTACATG TCGCTCAATACTGTTTGACGGCATTGAACAAACTGCTTCATTCCGACTCGGTACCGACAATTAAGGCTGTCATTCCCATTTTATCCACCATATATCCGATACTTTTTCGGCTACTTGCTACTTCTAGACCAAGTCAACAAGTCTTGGATCTGTTTAATGTGGCGAAGTCCAAAATCATTTCATTTGCTTTGGACCCAAACGCACGACCATTTAATGTCGGTATCAAGGCTGTAGCGTGGAAATTCGTGCAAAGAGTGCTATTGGCTGCTACAAGAGCTGCCGGATCAGATCCAAGG TTACCGCAaagaggagcaggaagCAATGATGTCAATGTATCGCACATTGTGCCCAACGGCTGTCTGTCTGCTTCCGATATAGAAAAGGAGGgcactcttcttcagacCCAGCTTGTAACTCATCTGTACTCTTCGTCAGACCCAGCCATCCTCCATCCGCTTATTAATACCCTTCCGGCTATAGCGAAAATGCGGCCTACCCTTGCTCCCCTTGTTGTACATTCTCTGGCGAGCTGGACACCCTCTGCTCTTGCCGCTGCTGGTAGATCAGCTATGGAAATCCGAGCAGTAGATAAAACCGTGAGGATTGCAATCAGTCATCTGCTTCGTCACCCCCCCTTGTCGGCGCATGTTGCCCAACTCAACGACGCCCTTGTTCGTCAGAAAGCTAGGATGGAGGCCGCTTTCCTAGCCGAGGCTTCGGCGCGTAAAGAGCGCCGTCAAAATCTTAAGCATACAATTGACCCGGGGGCTGCATCCGAGGCCGAATCAAGCGAGCAAGCAGCCAAACGGGCCAAGTTGGACGGGCTGGGTGTGGGAAGTGGAATAGGCAAAGGACCCGAGATTGATGTGAGCGGGATGAGGCTCGAAGAAGTGGTAGAGGTTGTTCTCAGCAGCCTAAGGGGTGTGAGTTCGGAACTCCTTACAGGAACCATAGAG AACGCAAAGCGAGCTCTGCAAGAAAACTCAGCCGATGCCCAGCCGCTGTTGGCAGCTGCACTGGGTATCAGCAATGTcgtcaaggaagaagaggaagaagagatcttGAACCCGCTGGAcatggaggatgacgacgacgacttATTG ATGGACGGCCCAGAACCGCttatggaagaagaagaaccaACATCCTTCACGGATTTCGTTCTTCCTGCCCCTGAACCTCTTGAGTCGTCTGACAAGGAGTTCATTTTTTCAGACACAATCGAACGAATATGGCAGACAGGTGCCGACCTCGCGAGTCTCCCGGACCCTAAAGATTCTGATGCAACGAAGTTGGCCGTAAAGCCGAAAGAAATGTGGATGCTATTACTAGCACGGTTAGCAACAAGGGGGGCAGatgtgaagaggaaggtcATTTGCGATTTCGTCATTGCCGATTTTGCTAATCG ATCAAAATTTGCGTCGGTGTGGCTTAACGAAGAATGGTACAATGAAAAAATCGGTGTTTCTTCGCCTGGCCAATATCTGTCCAACCTCGAAGCTATCGTAACTGCTTACCTCCCAAAGGTTGACTCAAAAGACAAATCTCTTTCGACCTTCATCCTGACGCTTCCCGCgatccctccttctctcatctcgACTCTTGAGACGATCTGTCAAGAACCTGAAAGGGCTCTTGTTGGATTTTTAGCTTTACGAGATATTGTAGAGGCCAGGCCACCCGTCAGACCTCAAGCTCTCCAAACATTATTAGAGCTTTGTACACACCCTGACAGGAAAATTCGCGTGATGGCGATCATCACCACCGTCCGGCGATGGGGCAATGATTCTCCAATGATGCCATTCCTTACCAAATATGCGCTCGGAGTTCTTTGGCGACTCATCAATGATGACATCAAGAGCGAAGACGTGGAtatggaggagggcgaaCAGGCTGACGAAAAGATCCAGTCAAAGTTCTTGGGAGAACCTAATGCGGACAACGTGCAACAACATGTGGAGTTAGCTTTCGCTCTTGCAAAGCGGAAGCAAGATTTGCTAGATGACATATTCAGGCTTTATCCTCGCCTCGAGCCTGCAGTGCAAGACGTTGTGGAGGCACAGTTGATGCCATTGATCCAAAGTCTGGGTGCTACTGAAAAGCTACTGGAGATTCTGCGAAAGTTCCCTAATGGAGCTGACAAATTGGTAATGCGCGTTGTGGGAGTGCTGAGTGCAGAAGGAAGCAAGACGCTGGTAACTTTGATGAAGACATTGCTAAGTGAAAGAGATTTGGATCCGAGATTCGTGATACCGATTGTGGGAGATCTGGACAAG GCCGAAATCGAAAAACAACTCCCTCGTATTGTATCCCTCCTGGGAGACACAGATTCCAAAGATATGGTTAAGACTGCTTTTGCTTCAATGCTTCAAAAAATGACTCCATCTGATCTGATGGTCGCATTGCATCAAGAAGGCGCCCCGTTGAAGTTGACTATTGAAG CTATCGGCATATGTTTCTCTATGACCACCGTTTTTCGATCTGATGTTCTTGCGAATGCCATGTCTCGCATTGCTGATCTTCCTACTATCCCCCTCATTTTTGTTCGTACTATTATCCAAGTTGTTACTACCTACAAGTCCCTTGCGCCCTTCGTTGCGAACCACATCCTCCCCAAACTCGTTACCAAAAAGATTTGGGAAATCCCCCAACTTTGGGACGGCTTCATCATGCTTGCCAAAAGAATCGCTCCGGCCAGTTTTGGGGCTTTATTGCAGCTGCCTAAAGAACAGCTTAAGCAAGTGGTTGAGAAGCAGCCGGGATTGAAATCGGGCCTCAAAGGATTTTTGTCGAACAAGCCTGGTAGCAAGGCTGCGATGGCTGAG ATCTTCGGTGATGATTGA
- a CDS encoding expressed protein encodes MDRSDCSTAANDQADEAHVEDCLDTNHDARAGGTSTAEKQCRICFSGPEEEDALGRLISPCMCTGSMRYVHVSCINAWRGTGANAKAFMECPQCNFRYQIRRTRISGLATSKPILLLFTFFLFSILSLTLGSILRSLLAYSTTSRTLLSSSPPINVATPFDLFGGEFVDRGGGVVIVGGSGALVWDIVLAAVQTFASLADRMTYFQSHLHDCLPGPIAVFVSALFVRFFLGLAVLGSLSFISLSISLSLFGPLQLANALRGGFIGSWGRRRLARNGRDGGIGTVIVVILVVIGAINTLRQVYEGVGRLAIKLLKYLETQILEVNPDEIRRSTRPTGERSRAIWYEQLRTWNGWKEMGYRCYTRVEGWLQSLWAFWAPAEHEHVE; translated from the exons ATGGACCGATCTGATTGCTCGACAGCAGCCAATGACCAGGCCGACGAGGCCCATGTTGAGGACTGCCTAGACACAAACCATGATGCCCGAGCAGGCGGTACATCTACAGCCGAGAAGCAATGTCGGATATGTTTCTCAGGaccagaagaggaagatgcatTGGGGCGATTGATCTCACCGTGTATGTGTACGGGAAGCATGCGT TATGTACATG TGTCGTGTATCAATGCGTGGCGTGGTACAGGCGCCAATGCG AAAGCTTTCATGGAATGTCCCCAATGTAATTTCCGATATCAGATCCGCC GTACACGTATTTCCGGTCTAGCCACCTCAAAGCCAATCTTGCTATTGTTCACGTTCTTTCTGTTCTCGATTCTTTCTCTTACCCTCGGCTCCATTCTACGCTCCCTTCTCGCTTATTCTACTACCTCGCGCACATTACTGTCCTCCTCCCCGCCCATCAATGTTGCCACACCTTTCGATCTTTTTGGCGGCGAGTTTGTTGACCGAGGGGGGGGTGTTGTCATCGTAGGCGGAAGTGGTGCCCTTGTGTGGGACATTGTTCTTGCCGCTGTCCAGACATTTGCTTCGTTAGCTGATAGGATGACCTATTTTCAATCCCATCTTCATGATTGTCTACCGGGGCCAATCGCCGTCTTTGTGTCTGCCCTCTTTGTACGATTCTTTCTGGGCCTCGCTGTCCTGGGTTCTCTGTCTTTCATCTCATTATCAATTTCTTTGTCACTTTTCGGACCTCTACAACTTGCCAATGCCCTCCGCGGGGGCTTTATTGGATCCTGGGGCAGGAGAAGACTAGCAAGGAATGGACGCGATGGCGGGATTGGAACAGTTATTGTTGTCATACTAGTGGTGATAGGGGCAATCAACACGTTGAGACAAGTGTATGAAGGGGTTGGTCGGTTAGCGATCAAGTTGTTGAAGTACTTGGAGACACAGATATTGGAAGTCAACCCGGATGAGATTAGAAGAAGCACAAGGCCCACTGGTGAAAGGTCGAGAGCGATATGGTACGAACAGTTGAGAACATGGAATGGTTGGAAAGAAATGGGATACAGGTGCTATACAAGGGTTGAAGGATGGCTTCAGAGCCTATGGGCATTTTGGGCACCTGCCGAGCATGAACATGTTGAGTAA
- a CDS encoding transcription initiation factor iib, putative: protein MVAVAGPKAPGPRFGQSVVPNLNIKQICPNCRTDPPNIVEEYAKGDLVCADCGTILGDRIVDTRSEWRTFAGDENGDDPSRVGDAGNPLLGSNHLDTMISHKDGRTGIARDLNRAQARANTLSNGIYGKSSVAQLSAVFSRIGEKCDAMQLPRGVRERAQHVYKIVDEARAIKGKNEPAVIAACIVYACRDAKVHRTFQEVCKALKISKKELGQVFNHVKSVVQSSSAQGSMVSVHGSNNAQESAEGLLGRFANYLDLGNAVFNVSKHIAGEAVAKSAIDGRSPVSIAAGVLYFTCVLLGKSTTAKDISAMGGVSESTTKLITKMVASKLDDVIRPEWRTEYPDGYAALAQLGKVSESNKNSRSGSLAAQS, encoded by the exons ATGGTTGCTGTCGCTGGACCAAAGGCTCCTGGG CCCAGGTTCGGTCAGAGTGTCGTGCCCAATCTTAACATCAAACAAATCTGTCCGAACTGTAGGACCGATCCTCCCAATATTGTTGAGGAGTATGCCAAGGGTGATCTA GTTTGTGCCGACTGTGGGACCATCCTAGGTGACCGTATCGTCGATACGAGGAGTGAAT GGCGA ACATTTGCGGGAGACGAGAATGGGGACGATCCCTCGCGTGTCGGTGATGCTGgcaatcctcttctcggAAGTAATCACCTCGACACAATGATTTCTCACAAGGACGGTCGAACCGGTATCGCTCGAGATCTCAACCGCGCACAAGCACGAGCCAACACTCTGTCCAATGGAATCTATGGTAAATCTTCTGTGGCACAACTATCCGCTGTCTTCTCCCGTATCGGAGAAAAGTGTGACGCGATGCAGCTCCCTCGCGGTGTAAGAGAACGTGCTCAACACGTTTACAAGATTGTCGATGAGGCGCGAGCAATCAAGGGGAAGAATGAACCTGCTGTCATTGCTGCCTGCATTGTTTACGCTTGCAGAGATGCCAAGGTTCATCGTACCTTCCAAGAAGTATGCAAAGCCCTCAAAATCAGTAAGAAGGAGCTCGGACAGGTCTTCAACCACGTCAAGAGTGTTGTTCAGTCTTCCAGTGCTCAGGGTTCGATGGTGTCTGTCCACGGATCAAACAATGCGCAAGAATCTGCTGAAGGTTTATTGGGTCGTTTTGCAAACTATCTGGATCTGGGCAACGCCGTGTTCAATGTGTCTAAGCATATCGCAGGGGAAGCCGTTGCAAAGAGCGCTATCGACGGCAGGAGTCCCGTGTCGATCGCGGCAGGTGTGTTGTACTTCACATGTGTACTGTTGGGGAAGAGTACCACCGCCAAGGATATTTCTGCAATGGGAGGAGTGTCAGAGTCAACCACGAAGCT TATCACCAAGATGGTAGCAAGCAAACTTGACGATGTCATTCGCCCTGAATGG AGAACCGAGTATCCGGACGGCTATGCCGCGCTTGCCCAGCTGGGCAAAGTTAGCGAATCTAATAAGAACTCTCGAAGTGGCAGTCTCGCCGCACAGTCTTGA